AAATAATCGATTAGAATTTGATAGACGAATTGGAGATAGAAAAAATTTACAAGCGGTTGATTTAGATTTAACTACCCACAACTTTAAAGCTGATTTTAATCTAGATTCAGATCCAAATCATGTTTATAAGTTTGGAATTAGTGGATTATATCAAAATAATTTTCCTGATCCTGTTACTGAAGTTAGAAGGTTAATACCAGATTACGAAAAATTTAGTTTTGGAACTTACGCTATTGCTAATTTTAAATTTGATGATGTAATTTTAACAGCTGGAATTAGATATGATTTAGAACATATTGATGCAAAAAAGTTTTATCTACAAAGTAGATGGAATTCTTTAAATTATCAAGATGATTTTAATGACATCGTTATAGATCCTAATGTATCTGGATCTCAAATTTTAACAAATCCTAAGTTTACGTATCATAATATTTCTACATCTTTAGGCGCAACTTATAATTTTGATAGCAACAATTTATTTATCGTTAATTATGGTTTAGCAAATAGAGCACCTAACCCTTCTGAATTGTTTAGTGATGGTTTACATCATTCGGCTGCTAGAATAGAATTAGGTGATTTACGCATGCAAACAGAAGTTTCTAATAGATTTTCTGCTTCATATAAGTATGCTAACGCTAGACTTAATTTAACAATTGAAGGCTTTTATAATCACATTAAAAACTTTATTTATATAGAACCAACTGGTCAAGAAACAACAAATAGAGGTGCTTTTCCTGTTTGGTCCTATAAACAAGTTAACGCTCAGTTATTAGGTATTGATACCAATATAAAGTTTCAAATAAATGATAATTTTGCATTAACAAACAAAAGTTCTCTTTTAAAAGGTAAAGATTTATCAAGTAATAGACCCTTGATTGACATACCTCCTTTTAAAACAGTAACGTCTCTAATTTTCAAAAAAGAAAACTGGAGAAATTTTTATGCTTCGTTAGAAAGCGAATACAATGCTAAACAAAACAGCTATCCAAACAATAATTTTGAAGCTTATTTACCGCTTTCAAACAGTTTTGAAGTTGTTGACATTAGCACTCCTCCATCAGCATATCACTTATTTAACTTTTCTACAGGGTTTGATTTTAAAATGTCTAAAACAAATTTTAATTTAAATTTTTCAATAGACAATCTACTAAACAAAAATTATAGAAATTATTTAAACAGATTACGATATTTTGCAGATGATTTAGGGAGAAATTTTAAAATTCAATTAAAAATTAATTATTAAAAAACACATATTATGAAATTTATTAAATTATTAGCTATATTATTTATTTCTACATTAACAATTACTTCTTGTTCTGATGACACTCCTGTACCAGTACATGAAGAAGAGGTTATTACAACAATGACTATTGAGTTAACACCTAACGGAGGTGGCGATAAAGTAACTATACAAAGTAAAGATGCTGATGGTGAAGGGCCAAATGCTCCAGTTATTACAGGAGGTATATTAGTTGCAAACAAAACCTATAGTGGAGTTATTACATTATTAAATGAATTAGAAACTCCTGCTGAAAATATTACTACAGAAGTTGCTGAAGAGGCTGATGAACATCAATTTTTTTATAGTGCAAACATTGTATCAAGTACATTTGCCTATGCTGGTAATAATGACGCTAACGGAAACCCTGTAGGTATTAATTTTACTGTAACTACAAGTGATGCTGGTACTGGTAGTTATGTTGTAACTTTAAGACATGAGCCTTCTAAAAGCGCTACTGGTGTAAAAGAAGGAGATATTACTAATGCTGGTGGAGAAACTGATATACAAGTTAGTTTTCCTATTACTGTACAATAATTACTATATTTTATAATAAAAAACTCCCCAAATTACACTGCCCCCAAAAAGTTAGACACTATTTGGGGGTATTTTTATGGGCAGAAAAGTCAAGTATGATTATGCATTTAAACTTGAATGTGTAAAATTAGTTTTAGAATCACACTATTCAGCAGCAGCTGTTTCTAAACAAAAAGGTCTAAATCAATCTAACATTCGTAAATGGGTTGGTTTTTACAAAGTCCAAGGAGAAAAAGGATTATTACCTAGGAATAACAGGAGCTATTCAGCAACTTTCAAGTTAGAAGTTTTACAGTCAATCGATAAAGAATTTTTATCGTTAAGAGATGCTTGTTTTAAATTCAATATTCCAGACCCTGGTGTGATTGTTAAATGGAAAAGAAGTTTTGCTAACTTTGGTTTTGAAGGGTTACAACCTAAAGCTAAAAAAGGCAGACCTAAATCTATGGCTAATTTTAAACGAAAAAAACACAAATCAACTAAACCTTTAACAAGGGAAGAAGAGTTGTTGCAAAAGATAGAATCTTTACGATGTGAGAACGATTTACTAAAAAAGTTTCATGCCTTAATTCAAGCAGAAAAAAAAGCAAGAAAGTAAAAGTTATTATGGAATTAAGGCATAAGTATTATTTAGAATTACTTTTAACACACACAAATATAGCTAGATGTAGTTTTTATTATCATCAGAAACAAAACAAGTCAACTGATAAGTACAAAGTAATAAAAGAGTTAATAATAACTATTTATCACAAACACAAAGGGCGTTATGAGTATAGATGCATTACTGATCAGTTGAACAATAATGGGATTATTATTATTCATAAAACTGTTTTAAGGTTGATGAAATCATTAGGGTTAAAAAACCTTATAAGAGTAAAAAAATATAAATCCTATAAAGGCAATTTTGGAAAAATAGCACCTAATATATTAGAACGGAAATTTAAAGCAGATGCTCCTAGTAAAAATGAGCAACAGATATAACCGAATTTAATGTGTTAGGTAAGAAACGCTATTTATCACTTATAATTGATTTATTTAATCAAGAAATAATAAGCTATGAACTAATTGAAAGACCAGTGTTTATGCAAGTAGTTATGATGTTGAAAAAAGCTTTTAAAAAAATACCAGATAATACGAACTTAATATTACACACTAATCAAGGTTGGCAATATCAAATGAAACAATATCAATATTTATTAAAAGAAAAAGGAATTAAACAAAGTATGTCAAGAAAAGGAAATTGTTTAGATAATGCAATTATTGAAAATTTCTTTGGAATACTAAAATCAGAATTATTCTATCTGAAAAAATACAAGTCAATTGAACAATTAAAAAAAGAAATTAGTGAGTATATAATTATAATAACGAAAGAATAAAATCTAATTTAAACAAAATGAGTCCGATAAAATATCTAACTCATCATTATCAAAATTAATTATAAATTTGTCTAAACTTTTGGGAGCACTCTAAATTGGGAAGTTTTTTTATGCAACAAAGTTCTACTTACAAATAATAACTAAATATTAAACTCTTAATAATTTAGTTCTTCTAATAAAATAACTAGTTAGAAATAGTTTTTAATTATAGTTATAAAAACTACTTCTGCAAACTTTCTTTATGATATGTTTTGGCAAATATAATTTCAATATAAATGGCTACTTCAATATTTGTTTTCCCTTCTTCTAACATTTTAAAAATTGCTCCTAAATGTTTTTGCTTAAAATTATATATAATTCCATTGGCTTCTTTTATGTTTACAGCTTCTATACCTTTTAATTTCTCTAATGTAAACTTGTTTGCGAAATAAGCTTCCTTTCTTTTTTGTAAAAATCTTTTCATTCTTACATCTTCTTTTTTTGTTGAATTATTATAAACAGTAAGCGCCTTAGTATATTTTTGTTTTATAATATGTTCTATTTTTGAAGCATCTCTATATAATTTTTTTAATCCTTTAAATACTAAACTATAATATGTATCTAAAAACTCTTGGTTTTTATGAATTACATCTAAATACGCTATTGCTTTACTTTTGTATTTAGTTTTAGACTTTAATTCAGCATCAAGCATTTCTTGTTTTGCTTTTTCTAAATTTTCTTTAATCGTTTTAATCTCTTTAATTTCTTCGAATTTTTTCTGTTTGGCTATAGCTATAATTTCAGATGTAATTTCACTTAATCCTCCTTTAAACTCATAGGCTCTATATCTAAAACTAAATTGACTGTTTTTAGTTTTACGAATTTTATTTTTTGCTGATAAATCAAATGCATAATTATAACCTAACGTTACTGTTAAATCTTGCGTATTTTTAAGCGCATTCATTCTAAACAACTGTATTGCATTTATATTAAAGTTATGTTTTTCTTTATAAATATAATTTGCATTTGCGCGCAAGTTCGCCGCACTCGTTTTGTTTATTTTACTATTGTTCTGATTGTATGAACTACTAAAAGTAGCGTTTAATTTATCTTTTAGAAACTTTTTATTGATTGCTAACGTTGGGCCCCATGTATACGCATTTTCCTTTCCTATTGTATTATACGTCGTATTTAAAGCCGAAGTAATATTCATCTTCTTTTGAGGTAATCCTAATGTATAAGAGGTATTAAAATTATGAAATGTAGATCCGTTCCCCAATCGTACAATACCATTTTCTGCATTTGCAACTACTGCCAATGAATAATTAGTATTTAAATTCTGTCGCCTGTTTTTACTGTTTTCAAGTATATAGCTAAGACTAACATTGGCATTTTGCGATAATTGTTTATAATTAAAACGCTCTTGCTCATTGTCTAATAAATTATCATCGTTTATTACATCAAACTGGTCTAATTTATTATTCGTAAATGTTGAAAAATTAGAGTAACTTCCTGTTATATTTATTTTTTTATTTAACGCATAGCTTGCATTTATACTACCTACTGTTCTGTTCGTATTTGTTTCTTTTTGGTTTGCTAAATCATCTCTTTGATATCCTATATTAAAAGATATATTTACTTTATTATTAAATACTGACGTATTTCCGTTTAGTGTAATGTTTTCAAAATCATTATTGAAAAAATAAGCTCCTAATGTTTGATATCCTGGGTCTATTCGTTCATAACCAACACCAAATCTAAATTTATCAAAACTGTATTCAATTGCTGTTTTAAATGCTTTATAATGTTCTGTTGATGCTCTATTATCAAAAATAATCCCTGCAATTCCGCTACTGTTATTTACCTTTTGTGCTCTTAAATCTTTTGTAATAGCTGTTGAGGCATATTCTCCTTTAAACCTTAATCCTTCCATAATAAGTACCGAACCAGACATACTTAATACCAAGTTTTCTTTGGGCAATACTTTTTTTTCTTCAGGAATTACGCTAAGTGAGTTTATTTTATCTTTTGCATAAAAACCTATAAATTCTATAGTATATTTTTCCTTTTTAAAACCTACTTTGGCTCCGTATCCCATACGTTTAAAAGCAGGTTGCGTTCTAGCATCATCACTATCTTCTGTTGCTTTTAATAAACGACCATACATTGCTGAAAAAGTAAGAGCTCCTTTTGGTGTTAAATCTACTCCTCCACCTGTAAATTGATGTCCTGCTAGTGTATATGGAGAAAAAGTCATACTTACATCACCTACATGCGCTTGCACCCATTTATATTTAGGGTGTAAACTTAAACGATTAAAACTGAATGGCAGTTGATAATCTAAATCGTCTCCTTGATTAGAAAAACTATAACTAACGGGTATCGAAAACTCATACACGTTAAAATTTAAACTTCCTTGTAAAAAATAAGTAAAAGGTGCTCTTGCTACATTCTGATTTGATGAATAAAAAACCGAATTTGCGGCTATATTACCGCTTACTTTAAAAGGTTTACCTCTACCTATAGTAGCAAAATCTAATTGCTGACTAACAACACTCTGCGTAAAAATTATTATAAACACTACTAATTTAAGTAGCTTTTCCCTCTTAATTTTAATCATTAAAAATGTACTTTTTCTTTCTTTTTCTTTAACTTTATCTAGCAAAACAACTTTTTGAATCTTTTACTTTTACCCTGTAATTTCCTTTGGCTAAATTACCAATTTTTGTATTGTTTTTACTTATAAATGGAAACCATGTTTTCTCATCTACTTTAGTACCTGAATAATCAACCCAACTTGTACCGTTATAAAACTGTACAACCTGTTCTTTTGTTAATTGATATAAAAAAGTTCTTTCTCCTTCCCCTTCTGCTTTAATATTTATATATCCATTATTTTTCTCAAAGCATGTTTCATCTGAAGTATTGGTTATTGAAAATTTCACTTTGTTTGCTTTAGTAATCACAAAATCTGCTGGAATTAAACTAGACCAAGATGGATCATCTTTATCAATACCTTCTTTTTTTTTGTGTGTCTGAAATTTAACCTTATAATTACCTGCATCTAATAGTTTTTTCCATGTATACCCAAATGTACCATCTTTATTATCAGTTAATTTACTACTAGTAAACTCTTGGTTAATCAATACATTATTATCATAATATAGAGTCATTACTAAGGTTTCTTTTTCACTAGTATATAAATCTCTTTTTAAATTTAATGTAAAACCTCCATTTATTGAATAATTGCATGTTGTTTTAACTGGTTTTATACTACTTAGTTCTGGAGAAGCTGCAAGTATATTAAAACTCATGATGCCTAAAGATAGCTCTGGAAAAAAACGTATAATTTCTTTACCCCCTATAGACACTACTTTACTAAACAGATTTGATTTGTCCGTTCTTACTTTTATTTTCAGAGGTTTTCCTACC
This genomic stretch from Tenacibaculum sp. Bg11-29 harbors:
- a CDS encoding TonB-dependent receptor domain-containing protein, with the protein product MKSKNIVFTCVLLLLSSIVASQNCKNTFSGLIEDFHDKSPIVGATVFIKKQNKYTTTNFEGKFSLPNLCSGKIIVEISHIACEPQILELNISNDVYKVIDLEHHEEELNEVNVKGAIGLKTKTAQETLIKTKTLDKFSGASLGDALKNISGVSSINTGNSIVKPVINGLHGSRVLVSFNNVRLQDQEWGIEHAPNVDVNAAKTISVIKGANALQYGGDAIGGVVIINPIKSSIDKDTLYGKSIISQQTNGRLFSVTTNLNKSYKSGWFINGQASYKRAGDFETANYSLTNTGVNSKAFTFSVGKKQFENGFELFYSYLTNETGILRASHFGNIADLVAAIKSPKPLIIDDFSYTINNPKQDVTHHLLKASYYKRFKGFGKLSLQYDFQINNRLEFDRRIGDRKNLQAVDLDLTTHNFKADFNLDSDPNHVYKFGISGLYQNNFPDPVTEVRRLIPDYEKFSFGTYAIANFKFDDVILTAGIRYDLEHIDAKKFYLQSRWNSLNYQDDFNDIVIDPNVSGSQILTNPKFTYHNISTSLGATYNFDSNNLFIVNYGLANRAPNPSELFSDGLHHSAARIELGDLRMQTEVSNRFSASYKYANARLNLTIEGFYNHIKNFIYIEPTGQETTNRGAFPVWSYKQVNAQLLGIDTNIKFQINDNFALTNKSSLLKGKDLSSNRPLIDIPPFKTVTSLIFKKENWRNFYASLESEYNAKQNSYPNNNFEAYLPLSNSFEVVDISTPPSAYHLFNFSTGFDFKMSKTNFNLNFSIDNLLNKNYRNYLNRLRYFADDLGRNFKIQLKINY
- a CDS encoding type 1 periplasmic binding fold superfamily protein codes for the protein MKFIKLLAILFISTLTITSCSDDTPVPVHEEEVITTMTIELTPNGGGDKVTIQSKDADGEGPNAPVITGGILVANKTYSGVITLLNELETPAENITTEVAEEADEHQFFYSANIVSSTFAYAGNNDANGNPVGINFTVTTSDAGTGSYVVTLRHEPSKSATGVKEGDITNAGGETDIQVSFPITVQ
- a CDS encoding helix-turn-helix domain-containing protein; its protein translation is MGRKVKYDYAFKLECVKLVLESHYSAAAVSKQKGLNQSNIRKWVGFYKVQGEKGLLPRNNRSYSATFKLEVLQSIDKEFLSLRDACFKFNIPDPGVIVKWKRSFANFGFEGLQPKAKKGRPKSMANFKRKKHKSTKPLTREEELLQKIESLRCENDLLKKFHALIQAEKKARK
- a CDS encoding IS3 family transposase yields the protein MELRHKYYLELLLTHTNIARCSFYYHQKQNKSTDKYKVIKELIITIYHKHKGRYEYRCITDQLNNNGIIIIHKTVLRLMKSLGLKNLIRVKKYKSYKGNFGKIAPNILERKFKADAPSKNEQQI